From the Sinorhizobium garamanticum genome, one window contains:
- a CDS encoding protein-L-isoaspartate(D-aspartate) O-methyltransferase → MKLDLSRARDRMVDLHIVRRGIDDPRVVEAMRIVPREAFVDPGFEEFAYEDAPLSIGEGQTISQPYIVALMIAEAEIDAGDTVLEVGTGSGYAAAVLSRVAGHVYTVERHAPLATEARRRFAKLGYDNIDVRIGDGTKGWPEAGPFDAILVAAGSPNVPQALKEQLDLGGHMVIPIGPQGEQRLLKVTRVNATTFEEHDLGGVRFVPLIGEHARKNERLQPARPTPRPPSRTLPEMVADVAEPLPDLDDPAFGRLFDRFGNRRVVLLGESSHGTSEFYRARAAITRHLIEEHGFTIVAVEADWPDAAAVDRYVRHRPHRRGSNAAFQRFPTWMWRNREVISFVDWMRAYNHSTAERDRAGFYGLDIYNMRESIAAVLDYLDKVDPAAATVARERYGCLTPWQNDPTTYGRAVLTASYNKCEEAVVRQCRELLERRLEATDSDGDQLFDAAQNARLIASAERYYRTMYYAGADSWNLRDRHMFETLEHLLESRGPGSKAVVWAHNSHIGDARHTEMGAARDELNIGQLCRERFGEQAALIGFGTHGGKVAAASAWDGEIEMKEIQPSLPGSYERVFHDSDVDRFLLDFSRNDALRRRLDEPRLERFIGVIYRPETERMSHYAHASLPHQFDAFVWFDLTTPVAPLMPEHVSPGVPETFPFGL, encoded by the coding sequence ATGAAGCTCGATCTATCCCGTGCTCGCGACCGGATGGTGGATCTCCACATCGTCCGCCGTGGGATCGATGATCCCCGTGTCGTGGAAGCCATGCGCATTGTTCCTCGCGAGGCTTTCGTCGATCCGGGCTTCGAGGAGTTCGCCTATGAGGACGCTCCGCTCTCGATCGGCGAAGGACAGACGATCTCGCAGCCCTACATCGTCGCGCTGATGATCGCTGAGGCGGAGATCGACGCTGGCGATACGGTACTCGAAGTCGGGACCGGCTCCGGTTACGCGGCCGCCGTTTTGAGCAGGGTCGCCGGACATGTCTACACTGTCGAACGCCACGCGCCGCTCGCAACCGAGGCCAGGCGGCGTTTTGCCAAGCTCGGCTACGACAATATCGATGTCCGCATCGGCGATGGAACGAAGGGCTGGCCGGAAGCAGGCCCCTTCGATGCCATTCTCGTTGCCGCCGGCAGCCCCAACGTGCCTCAAGCGCTGAAGGAGCAGCTCGATCTTGGTGGTCACATGGTCATACCGATCGGACCGCAGGGCGAGCAACGCTTGCTCAAGGTGACGCGAGTCAACGCCACGACCTTCGAGGAGCATGACCTTGGCGGCGTCCGCTTTGTCCCGCTGATCGGCGAGCACGCCCGGAAAAATGAGCGGTTGCAACCTGCTCGACCAACGCCACGTCCGCCTTCGCGGACGCTGCCAGAAATGGTGGCCGATGTCGCCGAGCCATTGCCCGACCTCGACGATCCAGCCTTCGGGCGGCTCTTCGATCGTTTTGGCAACCGCCGCGTGGTGTTGCTTGGGGAATCCAGTCATGGGACCTCGGAATTCTATCGCGCTCGCGCCGCCATCACCCGTCACCTCATCGAGGAGCACGGTTTTACAATCGTCGCGGTGGAGGCCGACTGGCCGGACGCGGCAGCCGTTGATCGGTATGTTCGGCACCGCCCTCACAGGCGTGGCTCGAATGCTGCATTCCAGCGCTTTCCTACGTGGATGTGGCGAAACCGCGAGGTCATATCCTTCGTCGACTGGATGCGCGCATACAATCACAGCACCGCAGAACGGGACCGGGCCGGCTTCTACGGCCTCGACATCTACAACATGCGCGAATCCATTGCCGCCGTTCTGGACTATCTCGACAAGGTCGATCCGGCCGCCGCGACTGTCGCGAGGGAACGCTATGGATGTCTCACGCCATGGCAAAACGATCCAACTACCTATGGTCGGGCCGTGCTGACCGCCAGCTACAACAAATGCGAGGAGGCCGTGGTGCGTCAGTGCCGCGAGCTTCTCGAGCGACGCCTGGAAGCGACCGACAGTGACGGAGACCAGCTTTTCGACGCGGCACAGAATGCCCGGCTGATTGCCTCGGCCGAACGATACTACCGAACCATGTATTACGCCGGCGCCGATTCCTGGAACTTGCGCGACAGGCATATGTTCGAAACGCTCGAACATCTCCTGGAGTCGCGCGGCCCCGGTTCGAAGGCCGTCGTGTGGGCGCACAATTCCCATATCGGCGATGCGCGCCACACGGAGATGGGAGCGGCTCGTGACGAGTTGAACATCGGTCAGCTTTGCCGCGAACGTTTCGGGGAGCAGGCAGCATTGATCGGTTTCGGAACGCATGGCGGCAAAGTGGCGGCCGCAAGCGCCTGGGATGGCGAGATCGAGATGAAGGAAATCCAGCCTTCCCTACCCGGCAGCTACGAACGAGTCTTTCACGACTCGGATGTTGATCGCTTTCTGCTCGATTTCTCGCGCAACGACGCTTTGCGCCGGCGCCTCGATGAGCCGAGACTCGAGCGATTCATCGGTGTCATCTACAGGCCAGAGACCGAACGCATGAGCCACTATGCCCATGCATCGTTGCCGCATCAATTCGATGCGTTTGTCTGGTTCGACCTGACGACACCGGTAGCCCCTCTGATGCCGGAGCATGTAAGCCCAGGCGTGCCGGAGACATTCCCCTTCGGACTCTGA
- a CDS encoding DUF2267 domain-containing protein, which translates to MSASGVAVFDKTLQVTNTWLDDIVKQQGPDRQVAWHILGAVLHTVRDRLPADLSAHLAAQLPLLVRGAYYEQYQPSKQPTRLHSLDEFLDQVKKELAFTRPVDAKDAVQTVFAVLSHYLDPGQVTKVREGLPEDIRALWPDPHSRH; encoded by the coding sequence ATGAGCGCTTCCGGGGTCGCCGTGTTCGACAAGACACTCCAGGTTACCAACACATGGTTGGACGACATCGTGAAACAGCAGGGGCCGGATCGCCAGGTTGCGTGGCATATCCTCGGTGCCGTCCTGCATACGGTTCGGGACCGTCTGCCGGCAGACCTGTCCGCCCATCTTGCCGCCCAATTGCCGCTGCTGGTGCGCGGCGCCTATTACGAGCAGTACCAGCCGTCCAAGCAGCCCACGCGGTTGCATTCGCTGGACGAGTTCCTCGATCAGGTGAAGAAGGAACTCGCCTTCACGCGGCCGGTGGACGCGAAAGATGCGGTACAGACGGTCTTCGCCGTCCTCTCGCATTATCTCGATCCCGGTCAGGTCACGAAGGTGCGGGAGGGCTTGCCTGAAGACATACGTGCTTTGTGGCCGGATCCCCATTCCAGACATTGA
- a CDS encoding metallophosphoesterase family protein produces the protein MSKLKVAAVADLHMKEDRSVSYAELFSEISQAADVLVIAGDLTDLGKPVEAELLADDLKSCTVPVVAVLGNHDHQGDATEEVSSILLKAGVHLLNGQAIEIADVGFAGTKGFIGGFGRHMLGSFGEAAIKTMVSESVDEAMRLENALRTTRAKRALVILHYAPIVETVAGEPKEIYPFLGSSRLAETIDRFQVSAVVHGHAHKGTYEGQTPGGAPVFNVAAHIEKPTGRPYAILEL, from the coding sequence ATGAGCAAGCTGAAGGTCGCCGCCGTAGCCGACCTCCACATGAAAGAGGACAGGTCCGTCTCCTATGCGGAGCTGTTTTCCGAGATTTCGCAAGCCGCTGACGTGCTCGTCATCGCCGGCGACTTGACGGACCTGGGCAAGCCGGTTGAAGCCGAACTCCTGGCGGACGACTTGAAGTCCTGCACGGTTCCCGTGGTCGCCGTTCTTGGAAATCACGATCACCAGGGCGATGCGACGGAGGAAGTCTCCTCCATCCTCCTCAAGGCTGGCGTCCACCTTCTTAACGGCCAGGCGATCGAGATCGCGGATGTGGGATTCGCCGGAACCAAGGGCTTCATCGGCGGCTTCGGCCGGCACATGCTGGGTTCCTTCGGCGAGGCTGCCATTAAAACCATGGTTTCCGAGAGCGTGGACGAGGCCATGCGCCTGGAGAATGCCCTGAGAACCACCAGGGCAAAGCGCGCCCTTGTCATTCTGCACTATGCCCCGATCGTCGAAACAGTGGCGGGTGAACCCAAGGAAATATATCCGTTCCTCGGTTCATCCCGTCTTGCCGAGACCATCGACCGCTTCCAGGTCAGCGCGGTCGTTCACGGCCATGCGCACAAAGGGACCTATGAAGGGCAAACGCCGGGCGGCGCTCCGGTGTTCAATGTCGCGGCGCACATCGAAAAGCCAACGGGCCGACCCTACGCCATTCTCGAGCTTTGA
- a CDS encoding IS630 family transposase (programmed frameshift) — MTRPLSNDLRDRVLAAVLSGETSRVVAARFGVAVSSVVKWSQRYRATGSGAPGKMGGHRKRVLEPHRAFIAERLNQNPHLTLHGLKDELARRDVTVSHNTIWEFIRREGLRFKKTLFALEQARSDIARRRERWKAFQRNLDPERLVFIDETWIKTNMTPLRGWGPKGKRLRAFAPHGHWRTLTFLGALRSDRLTAPCVFDGPINGQCFRAYVEQQLVPALKPGDIVIMDNLGSHKSAAIRQIIKAAGARLWFLPPYSPDLNPIEQAFSKIKHWMRQAQKRTVEDTWRHIGALVQTIHPDECSNYLANAGYASVKT; from the exons ATGACGCGACCCTTATCGAATGACCTTCGCGACCGCGTTTTGGCAGCGGTTTTGAGCGGCGAGACCAGCCGTGTGGTGGCGGCGCGCTTCGGAGTTGCCGTCTCTTCCGTGGTGAAATGGTCGCAGCGCTATCGTGCGACCGGTTCTGGCGCACCGGGCAAGATGGGCGGCCATCGCAAGCGTGTTCTGGAACCGCATCGCGCCTTCATTGCCGAGCGGCTCAATCAGAACCCGCATCTGACGCTGCATGGCTTGAAGGATGAACTGGCAAGACGCGACGTCACGGTCTCCCACAATACGATCTGGGAATTCATCCGGCGCGAGGGACTGCGCTTC AAAAAAACGCTGTTCGCCCTTGAGCAAGCCCGCTCCGACATCGCTCGCAGGCGGGAGCGATGGAAGGCCTTTCAGCGCAATCTCGATCCTGAGCGGCTGGTGTTTATCGACGAGACCTGGATCAAGACCAACATGACGCCGCTTCGAGGCTGGGGACCAAAGGGCAAGCGCCTGCGTGCCTTTGCTCCGCACGGCCACTGGCGGACGCTGACCTTCCTCGGTGCCTTGCGCAGCGATCGGCTGACTGCTCCCTGTGTCTTCGACGGACCGATCAACGGCCAGTGCTTCCGCGCCTATGTCGAGCAACAGCTCGTGCCCGCGCTCAAACCCGGCGATATCGTCATCATGGACAATCTCGGCAGCCACAAATCGGCAGCTATCCGGCAGATCATAAAGGCGGCCGGTGCACGGCTCTGGTTCCTGCCGCCCTATTCGCCGGATCTCAATCCGATCGAGCAGGCTTTCTCCAAGATCAAGCACTGGATGCGGCAAGCCCAGAAGCGAACCGTTGAAGATACCTGGCGACACATCGGAGCGCTCGTCCAAACAATCCACCCAGACGAATGCTCAAACTATCTGGCCAACGCAGGCTACGCTTCCGTCAAAACATGA
- a CDS encoding GntR family transcriptional regulator, producing MSENVGRWLRDEIENAILSNEFAPGERLDEMVLASRFGVSRTPVREALMQLNAIGLIEIRPRRGAVVIDPEPHRIYEMFEVMAELEGLAGSLAARRLDEDSRQAITAAHKRCEHSAKVGDSDAYYYDNEEFHKAIYAASRSEFLEEQCTQLHRRLRPYRRLQLRVRNRLSTSYSEHCGIVDAIFAGDGEGARRLLRSHVGIQGERFSDLVASMATR from the coding sequence ATGTCCGAAAATGTTGGCCGCTGGCTTCGGGACGAGATCGAAAACGCAATCCTTTCCAACGAGTTTGCCCCTGGCGAGCGGCTGGACGAAATGGTGCTGGCCAGCCGTTTCGGTGTATCGAGAACGCCGGTTCGCGAGGCGCTGATGCAACTCAATGCGATCGGCCTCATCGAAATTCGGCCGCGCCGAGGCGCCGTGGTCATCGATCCGGAACCGCACCGCATCTACGAAATGTTCGAGGTCATGGCCGAGCTCGAGGGCCTAGCCGGATCGCTCGCCGCCCGCCGCCTCGACGAGGACTCCCGTCAGGCGATCACGGCGGCCCACAAGCGCTGCGAGCACTCGGCGAAGGTCGGCGACAGCGACGCCTATTATTACGACAACGAGGAGTTCCATAAGGCCATCTACGCGGCAAGTCGAAGCGAATTCCTCGAGGAGCAATGCACGCAACTGCATCGCCGACTGCGCCCGTATCGAAGACTGCAGCTGCGCGTGCGCAATCGTCTCTCAACGTCCTACTCGGAGCATTGCGGCATCGTCGACGCGATTTTTGCCGGGGACGGGGAGGGGGCCCGCCGGCTGTTGCGCAGCCATGTCGGCATCCAGGGCGAAAGGTTCAGCGATCTGGTCGCCAGTATGGCCACCAGATGA
- a CDS encoding malonyl-CoA decarboxylase translates to MPGTSFFSDMLQGITERGRKLLFAGSRTAEGAAEVDLETLCEMLLSSRGEASGMAIAAEILERWSKLEGAGVQQFLQMLSEKFGAETAKLDKAVDRYRAERSAATIIALHNAAEPRRQELLRRLNLAPNGTAKLVQMRQQLLSLRERSEEFRAVDADFAHLFGSWFNRGFLTLRPIDWSTPAHILEKIIKYEAVHEIAGWEELRRRLAPADRRCFAFFHPRLVDEPLVFVEVALTRSVPGAIKDVLDEGREQISADQATTAVFYSISNCQDGLRGISFGNFLIKQVVEDLRRDLPGLKNFVTLSPVPGFARWLAKALSSEADLMLTAEDHKVLALLNEPGWADDDSRANQVERVLLPLAAHYFLIERTPEGRPVDPVARFHLGNGARLDKLNFLGDRSPKAMQQAHGLMVNYLYKLEDIEANHEALAQRGEVTASPAVKNMLARNGENRRAGKHEQVPRRLVQVMNAKIGGGRK, encoded by the coding sequence ATGCCTGGAACCTCTTTTTTCAGCGACATGCTGCAGGGCATCACCGAGCGCGGGCGCAAGCTGCTGTTTGCCGGCTCGCGCACCGCGGAGGGAGCCGCCGAAGTCGATCTCGAGACGCTCTGCGAAATGCTGCTGTCGAGCCGCGGTGAAGCATCTGGCATGGCCATTGCGGCCGAAATCCTGGAACGCTGGAGCAAACTCGAAGGTGCCGGCGTGCAGCAGTTCCTGCAGATGCTTTCAGAAAAATTCGGTGCAGAAACGGCAAAGCTCGACAAGGCCGTCGACAGATACCGCGCGGAAAGAAGCGCTGCGACAATCATTGCTCTCCACAATGCAGCGGAACCGCGGCGCCAGGAACTGCTGCGACGGTTGAATTTGGCACCAAACGGCACGGCCAAGCTCGTCCAGATGCGTCAACAGCTTCTCAGTCTCCGGGAACGGTCGGAGGAATTCCGCGCCGTCGACGCCGACTTCGCCCACCTGTTCGGCTCCTGGTTCAATCGCGGATTCCTTACACTCCGGCCCATCGACTGGTCGACGCCGGCGCACATCCTGGAAAAAATCATCAAATACGAGGCCGTGCATGAGATCGCCGGCTGGGAGGAATTGCGCCGCCGCCTGGCGCCGGCAGACCGGCGCTGCTTTGCCTTCTTCCATCCGCGGCTTGTGGACGAACCGCTCGTCTTCGTCGAGGTAGCGCTCACCCGAAGCGTGCCAGGCGCCATCAAGGACGTGCTTGACGAGGGCCGAGAGCAGATCAGTGCCGATCAGGCGACAACCGCCGTCTTCTATTCGATCTCCAACTGCCAGGACGGCCTGCGCGGGATCTCCTTCGGCAACTTCCTGATCAAGCAGGTCGTCGAAGACCTGCGCCGGGATCTTCCCGGTCTCAAGAATTTCGTCACGCTATCGCCCGTCCCGGGCTTTGCCCGTTGGCTCGCCAAGGCGCTTAGCTCGGAAGCCGACCTCATGCTGACGGCCGAGGACCATAAGGTGCTGGCGCTGCTTAATGAACCGGGATGGGCTGATGACGATAGTAGGGCAAACCAGGTCGAGCGCGTGCTGCTGCCGCTCGCAGCGCATTATTTCCTGATCGAACGCACGCCGGAGGGGCGCCCTGTCGACCCGGTCGCTCGATTCCATCTCGGCAATGGCGCGCGGCTCGATAAGCTGAATTTCCTCGGCGATCGCTCGCCCAAGGCCATGCAGCAGGCGCACGGCCTGATGGTCAACTATCTCTACAAGCTCGAGGACATCGAGGCGAACCACGAGGCCTTGGCGCAACGCGGCGAAGTGACCGCATCGCCGGCCGTCAAGAACATGCTTGCCCGGAATGGAGAAAATCGTCGCGCCGGCAAGCACGAGCAGGTTCCGCGTCGATTGGTGCAGGTCATGAACGCAAAGATTGGAGGAGGGCGCAAGTGA
- a CDS encoding malonate--CoA ligase: protein MSNHLFDAIRSAASGDTPFIRINGGRIWTYGDALDLSGRIAGAIDTLGIRPGDRVAVQVEKSAEALILYLACLRCGAVYLPLNTAYTLAELDYFIGDAEPRLVVVSSAARESVERIAGSHGAIVETLDADGTGSLLDLARDEPADFVDASRSAEDLAAILYTSGTTGRSKGAMLTHGNLLSNAVTLRGCWRVTAGDRLIHALPLFHTHGLFVATNVTLIAGASMFLLPKFDPDEVLSLMPQATLLMGVPTFYVRLLQSPRLGRQAVANMRLFISGSAPLLAETHIEFRKRTGHAILERYGMTETNMNTSNPYDGERIAGTVGFPLPGVTVRVTDPATGAVLPPDETGMIEIKGPNVFKGYWRMPEKTAAEFTADGFFISGDLGKIDRQGYVRIVGRSKDLVISGGYNIYPKEVEGEIDQLEGVAESAVIGVPHPDFGEGVTAIVVRKPDAMLDEMAILGALQDRLARYKQPKRIIFTENLPRNTMGKVQKNVLRQKYADLYAET from the coding sequence GTGAGCAACCATCTGTTTGATGCCATTCGGTCCGCAGCTTCCGGCGATACACCATTCATCCGGATCAATGGCGGTCGGATTTGGACATATGGTGACGCGCTCGACCTTTCGGGCCGCATCGCCGGCGCGATCGATACGCTCGGCATCCGCCCGGGCGACCGGGTCGCCGTGCAGGTCGAAAAGAGCGCCGAGGCCCTGATCCTCTATCTCGCCTGCCTTCGCTGCGGTGCGGTCTACCTGCCGCTGAACACCGCCTACACGCTCGCCGAACTCGACTATTTCATCGGCGACGCCGAACCGCGGCTCGTCGTCGTTTCCTCGGCCGCTCGCGAGAGCGTCGAGAGAATCGCCGGGTCTCACGGTGCGATCGTGGAAACGCTCGATGCCGACGGCACGGGCTCACTGCTCGATCTTGCCCGTGACGAGCCAGCCGACTTCGTCGATGCCTCCCGTTCGGCCGAGGATCTGGCGGCAATCCTCTATACCTCAGGAACGACGGGGCGCTCCAAGGGGGCGATGCTGACCCACGGCAACCTGCTATCGAATGCCGTGACCTTGCGCGGCTGCTGGCGCGTGACCGCCGGGGATCGGCTGATCCATGCCTTGCCACTCTTCCACACCCACGGGCTGTTCGTCGCCACCAATGTCACGCTCATCGCTGGCGCCTCGATGTTCCTGCTGCCGAAGTTCGATCCGGACGAGGTCCTGTCGCTGATGCCGCAGGCGACGCTCCTGATGGGGGTTCCGACCTTTTACGTGCGCCTGCTGCAGAGCCCACGCCTCGGTCGGCAAGCCGTCGCGAATATGCGTCTCTTCATTTCCGGTTCGGCGCCGCTGCTTGCCGAAACGCATATCGAGTTCCGGAAGCGCACCGGCCACGCCATCCTCGAGCGCTACGGCATGACCGAAACGAACATGAACACGTCCAATCCCTATGATGGAGAACGGATCGCAGGAACGGTCGGCTTTCCCCTTCCCGGTGTCACGGTGCGCGTGACCGATCCCGCCACGGGCGCAGTGCTGCCGCCTGATGAAACCGGCATGATCGAAATCAAGGGACCGAACGTCTTCAAGGGCTACTGGCGCATGCCGGAAAAGACCGCCGCGGAATTCACCGCCGACGGATTTTTCATCAGCGGTGATCTCGGCAAGATCGACAGGCAAGGCTATGTCCGCATCGTCGGCCGCAGCAAGGACCTGGTGATTTCGGGCGGATACAACATCTATCCCAAGGAGGTCGAGGGCGAGATCGACCAGCTCGAAGGTGTCGCCGAAAGCGCCGTGATCGGCGTGCCGCATCCCGATTTCGGCGAGGGCGTCACCGCCATCGTCGTACGCAAGCCCGATGCTATGTTGGACGAAATGGCCATCCTTGGCGCTCTCCAGGACCGGCTCGCACGCTACAAGCAGCCAAAGCGCATCATCTTCACCGAGAACCTGCCGCGCAACACGATGGGCAAGGTCCAGAAGAACGTTCTGCGGCAAAAATACGCCGACCTCTACGCTGAGACGTAA
- a CDS encoding SLC13 family permease, whose product MSIEILSILLLIAMFVIATIQPINMGALAFGCTFLLGSLIIGMKANDIFAGFPSDLFLTLVAVTYLFAIAQINGTIDWLVECAVRLVRGHVAWIPWVMFVVAAVITGFGALGPAAVAILAPVALSFAVQYRIHPVMMGLMVIHGAQAGGFSPISVYGGITNQIVAKAGLPFAPTSLFLSSFFFNLAIAALVFFVFGGARVMKQKSAASGPLPELHPEGVSASIRGHGGTPARPIREHTYGTAADTAATLRLTTEQMTTLLGLTALGIGALVFKFNVGLVAITVAVALALLSPKTQKAAIDKVSWSTVLLIAGIITYVGVMEKAGTVDYVANGISSLGMPLLVALLLCFTGAIVSAFASSTALLGAIIPLAVPFLLQGHISAIGVVAAIAISTTIVDTSPFSTNGALVVANAPDDKREHVLRQLLVYSMLIAIIGPVVAWLVFVVPGLV is encoded by the coding sequence ATGAGCATCGAAATCCTATCGATATTGCTGCTGATCGCCATGTTCGTCATCGCGACGATCCAGCCGATCAACATGGGTGCGCTGGCGTTCGGTTGCACGTTCCTACTTGGATCGCTGATCATAGGCATGAAGGCCAACGACATTTTCGCGGGCTTCCCGAGCGACCTGTTCCTGACGCTGGTCGCAGTTACCTATCTCTTTGCCATCGCACAGATCAACGGCACCATCGACTGGCTCGTCGAATGCGCCGTGCGGCTGGTACGCGGGCACGTCGCCTGGATTCCCTGGGTCATGTTCGTCGTTGCCGCCGTCATCACCGGTTTCGGCGCGCTCGGCCCGGCCGCGGTGGCGATCCTCGCCCCGGTCGCCCTGAGCTTTGCCGTGCAGTACCGCATCCACCCGGTGATGATGGGGCTGATGGTCATTCATGGCGCACAGGCCGGCGGCTTTTCGCCAATCAGCGTCTATGGCGGCATCACCAACCAGATCGTCGCCAAGGCCGGACTGCCCTTTGCGCCGACGTCGCTTTTCCTCTCCAGTTTCTTCTTCAACCTGGCGATTGCCGCGCTGGTCTTCTTCGTCTTCGGCGGGGCGCGGGTCATGAAGCAGAAGTCGGCCGCCTCCGGCCCCTTGCCCGAACTCCACCCCGAAGGCGTGTCGGCGTCGATCAGAGGCCATGGCGGCACGCCCGCTAGGCCGATCAGAGAACATACTTACGGTACGGCAGCCGACACTGCAGCGACCCTGCGGCTGACAACGGAGCAGATGACAACCTTGCTCGGCCTCACGGCGCTCGGCATCGGCGCACTGGTCTTCAAGTTCAATGTCGGCCTGGTCGCGATCACCGTTGCCGTCGCGCTCGCACTACTCTCGCCGAAAACCCAGAAGGCGGCGATCGACAAGGTAAGCTGGTCGACCGTGCTTTTGATTGCCGGGATCATCACCTATGTCGGCGTCATGGAGAAGGCCGGCACGGTCGACTATGTCGCCAACGGCATCTCCAGTCTCGGTATGCCGCTCCTGGTGGCGCTGTTGCTCTGCTTCACGGGCGCCATCGTTTCAGCCTTCGCCTCCTCGACGGCGCTGCTCGGCGCCATCATCCCCTTGGCAGTGCCGTTCCTCCTGCAAGGCCACATCAGCGCCATTGGCGTCGTGGCGGCGATCGCCATATCGACGACGATCGTCGATACCAGCCCGTTTTCAACCAACGGCGCGCTCGTCGTTGCCAATGCTCCGGATGACAAGCGCGAACACGTGCTGCGCCAACTGCTGGTCTACAGCATGCTCATCGCCATCATCGGGCCCGTCGTTGCCTGGTTGGTCTTCGTCGTGCCTGGCTTGGTCTGA
- a CDS encoding CapA family protein: MGQSLQNDLHMQLFLCGDVMTGRGIDQVLPVPCDPILHERYCQSARDYVRLAERAHGPIPRTAAPTYIWGVALDELERASPDVRIVNLETAITRSNDYVPKGINYRMSPENASCLVAAGVDCCVLANNHVLDWGPAGLLDTLAVLGRLKIKTAGAGHDLAEASAPAVLAMGKKGRVLVFALAAPTAGIPRGWAAARTRAGVNFLPDLTPPSASRVADHIVKMKRPGDVVVASIHWGPNWGHDIPVAQQQFAHALIDDADVSIVYGHSSHHAKAVEVYRNRLILYGCGDFLNDYEGIAGYEEFRSDLRLMYFADINPANGDLTALEITPLQAHRFSLAYPATEDVEWLAAALDRNSRRFGTGVQQEPGGRLSLSWSSANKRGQ; encoded by the coding sequence ATGGGACAGTCGCTCCAGAACGATCTGCATATGCAACTCTTCCTTTGCGGTGACGTCATGACCGGACGGGGCATCGATCAGGTGCTGCCCGTTCCGTGCGATCCGATTCTGCATGAGCGCTATTGTCAATCAGCCCGTGACTACGTTCGTCTGGCGGAGCGAGCGCACGGGCCGATTCCGCGGACGGCGGCTCCAACCTATATCTGGGGGGTGGCGTTGGACGAACTCGAGCGCGCGAGTCCGGATGTTCGCATCGTCAATCTCGAAACGGCCATAACCCGCAGCAACGATTACGTCCCGAAGGGCATCAACTATCGAATGAGCCCCGAAAACGCCTCCTGCCTTGTCGCTGCCGGCGTGGACTGCTGTGTCCTTGCCAACAACCACGTCCTTGATTGGGGACCTGCCGGCCTGCTCGATACTTTGGCAGTATTGGGCCGGTTGAAAATCAAGACGGCCGGCGCCGGACACGACTTGGCCGAAGCCAGCGCGCCGGCCGTCCTGGCGATGGGTAAAAAAGGCCGCGTGCTCGTGTTTGCGCTTGCGGCGCCGACGGCCGGGATACCACGAGGCTGGGCCGCGGCAAGGACCAGAGCAGGCGTGAATTTTCTGCCGGATCTTACTCCGCCCAGTGCCAGTCGCGTTGCCGATCATATCGTGAAGATGAAGCGGCCAGGGGATGTGGTGGTCGCATCGATTCATTGGGGCCCCAACTGGGGGCATGACATACCCGTCGCTCAGCAGCAATTTGCGCATGCGCTTATTGACGATGCCGACGTGTCGATCGTGTACGGACACTCATCGCACCACGCCAAAGCGGTCGAAGTCTATCGCAACCGCCTGATCCTGTATGGCTGCGGTGATTTCCTCAATGACTATGAAGGCATTGCGGGGTACGAAGAATTTCGGAGCGACCTGCGTCTGATGTATTTTGCCGACATTAACCCGGCGAATGGCGACCTAACGGCGCTTGAAATCACCCCCCTCCAGGCTCATCGCTTCAGTCTCGCTTATCCAGCCACAGAGGACGTTGAGTGGCTCGCAGCAGCGCTCGACCGGAACAGCCGGCGGTTTGGGACTGGCGTGCAACAGGAGCCGGGCGGACGGCTCTCCTTGTCGTGGTCGAGCGCAAACAAGCGGGGGCAATGA